In one Mucilaginibacter ginsenosidivorax genomic region, the following are encoded:
- a CDS encoding SusC/RagA family TonB-linked outer membrane protein: protein MYDKLFYTVWRMCFIFLGLFLSFTVFAQSKRTGKVLGFDDKLPVIGASVVIRGSSLGAITDVNGSFTLTLKATDVLVVSYVGYDTQEFTVGDAAAPVIKLHPASRSLNEVVVTGYSSQRKKDITGAVAVVNVTNLKAVPSGSTESLLQGQASGVTVVSSGAPGSASNIKIRGITSVGSTDPLVIVDGTPGSLHDLNVNDIQSIQVLKDAGSAAIYGVRGSNGVVIVTTKKGKVGTPVITYDAYYGTQRPNSKGWNLANPTETAKAIWQEYKNDGLAPVHKQYGSGPEPVVPDYITPTAGKNGDPNTNPDTYALYSNQITKANKQGTDWFHEIFKPAPMQSHSLSVSGGTDKSAYLFSLGYLDQQGTLIETMLKRYSLRVNTSYKVKDHIRLGENLYAFYKQNPGYTNLPGVNSTNAINASYRIPNIIPVYDIMGNYAGAGSQSLGNAPNPVAIQKRTKDYKNDDWQISGNAYAEVDFLKKFTARSSFGGTVDYFYNNAFVFTGYENAENSTNPNSYIENYGFSTSWTWTNTLNYKDTFGKHSINVLIGSEAIKNLGNAVGASRGNYYLTNPNNLTVDPNLWTLNFGESGTQTNANIVNPAGQQTPYQLALYSLFGRFDYNYNDKYLLSGTLRRDGASVFATNNRYGVFPSVTGGWRISGEQFMKKVDWINDLKIRAGWGKLGSISNINSTNAFTLYGQGAVLSYYDIAGSSNHATQGLYISQFGNPNTSWEEDIITNIGFDATIIKNKVDMSFEVYKKSINGLLFPAALPSTAGGAAAPFINAGNIENKGIDAAVTYHGSIGTDFKMDLTGTFTTYDNKVVSLPKGTAYLDIGSGGSSTTYSRLQPGHPVGAFFGYKVIGIFQNAAEVSSAPTQDAAAPGRFRYQDVNGDGKIDASDRTFFGNPNPKFTSGLNIGASYKNFDFLLFLYASVGNDVLNIVRASTDFPQQFDVAISKDAVYNSWTPDRPNAKVPMLERSSNFSNTTFSSYYDESGSYLRFKTMVLGYTIPALKLKRIGIEKLRLFIQGTNLFTITKYSGLDPELPGSNTSSTLFGIDGGAYPANQKTYTAGVNMSF, encoded by the coding sequence ATGTATGATAAACTATTTTACACAGTGTGGAGAATGTGTTTTATTTTCCTCGGATTGTTTTTGAGCTTTACTGTTTTTGCACAAAGCAAAAGAACAGGCAAAGTTCTCGGTTTTGACGACAAATTGCCGGTTATCGGTGCTTCTGTAGTGATCAGGGGTTCAAGCCTTGGTGCGATAACAGATGTTAACGGGAGTTTTACGCTTACGCTTAAAGCTACCGATGTACTGGTGGTTTCCTACGTCGGTTATGATACGCAGGAATTTACAGTTGGCGATGCTGCTGCGCCGGTTATTAAGCTGCACCCCGCGTCACGTTCATTGAACGAGGTGGTCGTTACAGGCTATAGTTCGCAGCGCAAAAAGGACATTACAGGAGCGGTTGCAGTAGTTAATGTAACTAACCTGAAGGCCGTGCCCTCGGGTTCAACTGAATCTTTATTACAGGGGCAGGCATCGGGCGTTACAGTGGTGAGCTCGGGCGCACCAGGCAGTGCCAGCAACATCAAGATCAGGGGTATTACTTCAGTAGGCAGTACAGATCCGCTGGTGATTGTTGACGGCACACCGGGCAGCCTTCACGATCTTAACGTTAACGACATCCAGTCCATACAGGTATTGAAGGATGCAGGCTCCGCAGCCATTTATGGTGTGCGCGGTTCAAACGGTGTGGTTATTGTTACTACTAAAAAAGGGAAAGTTGGCACGCCTGTGATTACGTATGATGCCTATTATGGTACTCAGCGTCCTAACTCTAAAGGATGGAATTTAGCCAATCCTACCGAAACGGCCAAAGCCATTTGGCAGGAGTATAAAAACGACGGGCTTGCACCGGTGCACAAGCAATACGGCAGCGGCCCTGAACCTGTTGTGCCGGATTATATTACACCTACTGCCGGAAAAAATGGTGACCCGAATACCAATCCGGATACGTATGCCTTGTATTCCAACCAGATCACCAAAGCCAATAAGCAGGGTACGGATTGGTTTCATGAAATATTCAAACCCGCCCCTATGCAAAGTCATAGCCTTTCAGTAAGTGGCGGCACCGATAAGTCAGCATATTTGTTTTCGCTGGGTTATCTTGATCAGCAGGGTACTTTAATTGAAACCATGCTAAAACGTTACTCGCTCAGGGTAAATACCAGTTATAAGGTGAAGGATCATATCCGCCTTGGCGAAAACCTGTACGCGTTTTACAAGCAAAACCCGGGTTATACCAATTTGCCGGGCGTTAACAGTACCAACGCGATCAACGCCTCTTACAGGATCCCTAACATTATACCGGTTTATGATATTATGGGCAATTATGCCGGCGCCGGTTCGCAAAGTTTAGGAAACGCACCCAACCCGGTAGCCATTCAAAAACGTACCAAAGATTATAAAAATGACGACTGGCAGATTTCGGGCAATGCTTATGCCGAGGTTGACTTTTTAAAAAAATTTACAGCACGCAGCAGCTTTGGCGGTACCGTGGATTATTTTTATAACAACGCCTTTGTATTTACAGGCTACGAAAATGCCGAAAACAGCACTAACCCCAATAGCTATATAGAAAACTATGGCTTCAGCACCAGCTGGACCTGGACAAATACCCTCAATTACAAAGATACCTTTGGCAAACACAGCATTAATGTGCTTATCGGTTCCGAGGCGATCAAAAACCTCGGCAACGCAGTAGGGGCCTCCAGGGGGAATTATTACTTAACCAACCCCAATAACCTTACGGTTGACCCTAATTTATGGACGCTGAATTTTGGTGAATCGGGCACACAAACCAATGCCAATATTGTCAACCCGGCCGGGCAGCAAACGCCGTATCAGCTGGCTTTATATTCCTTGTTCGGGCGGTTTGATTATAATTATAACGATAAATACCTGTTAAGCGGAACCTTACGCCGCGACGGCGCTTCTGTATTTGCCACCAATAACCGGTACGGTGTTTTTCCTTCGGTTACCGGCGGCTGGCGTATCTCGGGTGAACAGTTTATGAAAAAGGTGGACTGGATCAATGACCTGAAGATCCGCGCCGGCTGGGGTAAACTGGGATCTATCAGTAATATCAACTCTACCAATGCATTTACCTTATACGGTCAGGGCGCTGTGCTGTCGTATTACGATATTGCAGGCAGCAGCAATCACGCTACCCAGGGGCTTTACATCAGCCAGTTTGGTAACCCCAATACCAGTTGGGAAGAGGATATCATCACCAATATAGGCTTCGACGCAACGATCATCAAGAACAAGGTGGATATGTCTTTCGAAGTATACAAAAAATCCATCAATGGTTTGCTGTTCCCGGCTGCATTGCCATCAACGGCAGGGGGTGCTGCGGCGCCCTTTATCAATGCCGGGAATATCGAGAATAAAGGGATTGATGCCGCGGTTACTTACCATGGTTCCATCGGTACCGATTTTAAAATGGACCTTACCGGTACTTTTACGACGTATGATAATAAAGTGGTTAGCCTGCCAAAGGGTACGGCCTATCTCGACATCGGCTCGGGCGGCAGCTCAACCACCTACTCCAGGTTACAGCCCGGGCACCCTGTCGGGGCATTTTTTGGCTACAAGGTGATAGGCATTTTTCAAAATGCCGCCGAGGTTAGTTCAGCACCAACGCAGGATGCCGCTGCTCCCGGCCGTTTCAGGTACCAGGATGTTAACGGCGATGGCAAGATTGATGCCAGCGACAGGACCTTTTTTGGTAACCCCAACCCTAAATTCACCAGCGGCCTGAATATAGGCGCATCCTATAAAAACTTTGATTTCCTGTTGTTCCTGTACGCCTCTGTAGGTAATGATGTGCTGAACATCGTTCGCGCCTCCACCGATTTCCCGCAACAGTTTGATGTAGCCATTAGTAAAGACGCGGTTTATAACTCCTGGACACCCGACCGGCCCAACGCAAAAGTGCCCATGCTGGAACGTTCATCAAACTTTAGTAACACCACGTTTTCGTCTTATTATGATGAAAGCGGCTCATACCTCCGGTTTAAAACCATGGTGCTCGGTTATACCATCCCCGCCCTTAAGTTAAAAAGGATAGGGATCGAAAAGCTCAGGTTATTTATCCAGGGCACTAATTTGTTCACCATAACCAAATATTCAGGGCTTGATCCCGAACTGCCGGGCAGCAATACATCCAGCACCTTATTCGGCATTGACGGCGGGGCTTACCCGGCAAATCAAAAAACATATACGGCCGGTGTCAATATGTCATTTTAA
- a CDS encoding RagB/SusD family nutrient uptake outer membrane protein, whose amino-acid sequence MKTKYKIILPFCFIGLIIIYGCKKSFLDKQPLGSLSAENVTSLTGVQGLLIGAYSVLDGEIGLANSVGFAYGSAGSNWVYGSVCADDSYKGSTPTDQPDLVLLQTWSVSSANTSYVQQKWQMLFDGIQRSNEVLRVLPNVKDVSDADGKVIAGEARFLRAFYHFGGKIVFNNFPYVDESISVANNNLNVPNVDKSGKFIDIWPNIETDLKFAIDNLPEVQPQRGRANKSAAKAFLAKVYMFEHRYADAKPLLDQLISSGQTAGGQKYALVNFEDNFNAATKNSAESVFAYQASVNDGSQLNGNYGDVLNFPNGPGAPGGCCGFNNPSFNLANAFKTDANGLPLLDTWNNGNVVSDSSNLYTGNLDPRIDWTMGRPGVPYFDWGPDSKQWIRDPATNGVFSPKKNVYAKSQAGTYSSTETAFWGATSIDANNVNFIRFADIILWDAECEVEIGSLNQAEVYVNQIRNRAADPAGWVYASGSYNAGNSKYSSQTKPADKYKVSAYPTGTFTTQGQAYARKAVQFERRLELAMEGHRFFDLQRWDNGTGTMAQILNTYQQVEKNRNSFYYTNPTAQFHKGINEYFPIPQKQIDVENSTGQVNLKQNPGYN is encoded by the coding sequence ATGAAAACGAAATATAAAATTATTTTACCGTTCTGCTTTATCGGTCTGATCATCATTTATGGTTGTAAAAAAAGTTTCCTCGATAAGCAGCCCCTGGGCTCCCTGAGCGCTGAAAACGTAACCAGTTTAACAGGCGTTCAGGGATTGCTGATCGGTGCTTACTCTGTTCTGGACGGTGAGATAGGCCTGGCCAACTCTGTTGGTTTCGCTTATGGCAGCGCCGGCTCCAACTGGGTCTACGGCAGTGTTTGTGCCGATGATTCCTACAAAGGCTCGACGCCTACAGACCAGCCTGACCTGGTTTTACTGCAGACCTGGTCGGTATCATCCGCGAATACCAGCTATGTACAGCAAAAATGGCAAATGCTTTTTGACGGCATACAACGGAGCAATGAAGTATTGCGTGTTTTGCCCAACGTGAAGGATGTTTCTGATGCTGATGGTAAAGTGATTGCCGGCGAGGCGCGTTTTTTAAGGGCATTTTATCATTTCGGCGGCAAAATAGTATTCAATAACTTTCCGTATGTGGATGAAAGCATTTCGGTGGCCAACAATAACCTGAATGTGCCCAATGTAGATAAAAGTGGTAAATTTATAGATATATGGCCCAATATTGAAACCGACCTGAAATTTGCCATTGATAATCTGCCAGAAGTACAACCACAGCGCGGGAGGGCCAATAAATCAGCAGCGAAGGCGTTTCTGGCCAAGGTGTATATGTTCGAGCATCGGTATGCTGATGCCAAGCCCCTGCTTGACCAGCTGATCAGCAGCGGTCAGACAGCCGGCGGTCAAAAGTACGCGCTGGTAAATTTTGAGGATAACTTTAATGCAGCCACAAAAAATAGTGCTGAATCTGTTTTTGCCTACCAGGCCTCAGTTAATGATGGCTCGCAGCTGAACGGCAATTATGGAGATGTGTTAAATTTCCCTAACGGGCCAGGAGCGCCGGGTGGCTGCTGCGGCTTCAATAATCCTTCGTTTAACCTGGCCAACGCTTTTAAAACGGACGCTAATGGCTTGCCGTTGTTAGATACCTGGAATAACGGCAATGTGGTAAGCGATTCCTCTAATTTATACACCGGCAATCTTGATCCCCGTATCGACTGGACTATGGGCAGGCCCGGCGTGCCTTATTTTGACTGGGGGCCGGATAGCAAACAGTGGATCCGCGACCCGGCCACAAACGGCGTGTTCAGCCCTAAGAAAAACGTTTACGCCAAAAGCCAGGCCGGTACTTATTCCTCAACCGAAACGGCTTTCTGGGGCGCTACCAGCATTGATGCCAACAATGTGAATTTTATAAGATTTGCGGATATCATACTATGGGATGCCGAATGTGAGGTGGAAATTGGGAGCCTTAACCAGGCTGAAGTATATGTAAACCAGATCAGGAACCGGGCTGCCGACCCGGCAGGCTGGGTGTACGCCAGCGGAAGCTATAATGCCGGCAACTCAAAGTATTCTTCGCAAACCAAGCCGGCGGACAAGTACAAGGTGTCGGCCTACCCAACGGGCACTTTTACCACACAGGGTCAGGCCTATGCCCGTAAAGCGGTACAGTTTGAGCGCCGCCTTGAACTGGCCATGGAAGGTCACCGCTTTTTCGATCTGCAACGCTGGGATAACGGTACCGGGACGATGGCGCAAATTCTGAACACCTATCAGCAGGTAGAAAAAAACAGGAACTCCTTTTATTACACCAACCCCACAGCGCAATTCCATAAAGGGATCAACGAGTATTTTCCCATACCGCAAAAGCAAATTGACGTTGAAAACTCAACCGGCCAGGTTAACCTGAAACAAAATCCCGGCTACAACTAA